In Pseudomonas alcaliphila JAB1, a single window of DNA contains:
- a CDS encoding quorum-sensing-regulated virulence factor family protein → MLRYILPALALSLMLPTAQAASLKEMELTRTLEQVARQSSEGTPRAINEDILDQGYTVEGHTLINHLSVREAHAAQMRGNPDTVRSQLAASVCRNPGYRSLLAQGAQLRYQFSEYRSNRPVTVEVFDKSDCGL, encoded by the coding sequence ATGCTGCGTTACATCCTCCCCGCTCTCGCGCTCAGCCTGATGCTTCCCACTGCCCAGGCAGCCTCGCTGAAGGAGATGGAGCTGACTCGCACCCTGGAGCAGGTCGCCCGGCAAAGCAGCGAAGGCACGCCGCGGGCGATCAACGAGGACATCCTCGATCAGGGCTACACCGTGGAAGGTCACACGCTGATCAACCATCTCAGCGTGCGCGAAGCGCATGCCGCGCAGATGCGCGGCAACCCCGATACGGTGCGCAGCCAGCTGGCGGCCAGCGTCTGCCGCAACCCGGGTTATCGCAGCCTGCTGGCGCAGGGCGCGCAGTTGCGTTATCAGTTCAGCGAGTACCGCAGCAACCGTCCGGTCACCGTGGAAGTGTTCGACAAGAGCGACTGCGGTCTCTGA
- a CDS encoding DMT family transporter gives MRSQALRADLLMLITAMIWGSAFVAQRLGMDNIGPFLYTGLRFTLACLVLLPVLALLQRRQQRPAAPLNRNLLVGGVIMGLALSLGINLQQVGLLFTTVTNSGFITGLYVIVVPILGLLIGQRSSAGIWLGASLAVVGMFLLSVGEGFTVASGDWLQLAGAFVWGVHVLLVGFFASRHDPLRLAFIQFATCAVISLALALVFETATLDGIIAAGPAILYGGVFGVAIGFTLQVVAQQHAIASHAAIILSLEAVFAAIAGALLLSEVLAPRGYLGCALMFGGMLLAQLWPKPLPSELSGTSANAGAERR, from the coding sequence ATGCGAAGCCAAGCCCTGCGCGCTGACCTGTTGATGCTGATTACCGCGATGATCTGGGGCAGCGCCTTCGTCGCCCAGCGTCTGGGCATGGATAACATCGGCCCCTTCCTTTATACCGGCCTGCGCTTCACCCTCGCCTGCCTGGTCCTGTTGCCGGTGCTGGCTTTGCTGCAACGTCGCCAGCAGCGCCCCGCTGCACCGCTGAATCGCAACCTGCTGGTGGGTGGCGTGATCATGGGCCTGGCGCTATCGCTAGGGATCAATCTGCAGCAGGTCGGCCTGCTGTTCACCACGGTGACCAACTCAGGCTTCATCACCGGGTTGTACGTGATCGTGGTGCCGATTCTCGGCTTGCTGATCGGCCAGCGCAGCAGCGCCGGCATCTGGTTGGGCGCCAGCCTGGCAGTGGTCGGCATGTTCCTGCTCAGCGTCGGCGAAGGATTCACAGTAGCCTCCGGCGACTGGCTGCAGTTGGCTGGCGCCTTCGTCTGGGGCGTGCATGTGTTGCTGGTGGGATTCTTCGCCAGCCGTCACGACCCGCTGCGCCTGGCCTTCATCCAGTTCGCCACCTGCGCGGTGATCAGTCTGGCCCTGGCGCTGGTGTTCGAGACCGCGACACTGGACGGCATCATTGCCGCCGGGCCGGCCATCCTCTACGGCGGCGTGTTCGGCGTGGCGATCGGTTTCACCCTGCAGGTGGTGGCGCAGCAGCATGCCATCGCCTCGCATGCGGCGATCATCCTCTCGCTGGAAGCCGTATTCGCTGCCATCGCCGGCGCCCTGTTGCTGAGCGAAGTGCTGGCACCGCGCGGTTATCTGGGTTGTGCGCTGATGTTCGGCGGCATGCTGCTGGCGCAGCTGTGGCCCAAGCCACTGCCCAGCGAACTCAGCGGTACGTCTGCAAACGCTGGTGCAGAGCGTCGTTGA
- a CDS encoding OmpP1/FadL family transporter produces MTMLFRRWPSRVMVGSLLVLPVAQVQASGYHFGSQSVAAQGSAHANGAEAADPSTIFYNPAGLARLKGTQVTSGLSILLPDGDYEDKGSRDVFGNPVSGDAGEFLPDAAAAPNFYFSHEINDRVTIGLGIFTPFGAKLDYKEDWAGRYGIQSASLETVTFNPSIAFRFNEHHSIGFGVSAQYIKSVQRGAADVKGASRQLAGQFVSANQDLTELAASPLGQFAIPLLYGIDVPSEISSCDGQADDAFVDCVAKNFADNVQGDGYFRVKGDDWGFGWNIGYMWEPTESTRFGVSYRSNIRHTLEGETKWSFAGVSGSVPSPDTDLSGGIDLSIITLPPADALGQVLDPSNWVNPGDFAGSRLHPNSKAKTAIDTPEMLSFNAFHQLNDKVALMADLTFTRHSRLDEVRIGIDQVAGYPYFNGVTEGDLSVKQDWKDSYKISLGMNYQYSDDLLLRTGVAYDRSPVNSPQLRHPAFPDADRYWLSLGANYKVTRDTSLDFAYSYVQFSSGKMDYQDGCSPAGWGPGAGGLYQDSGVRCTGNGGNYTGEYNTHIHFIGLALNHTF; encoded by the coding sequence ATGACAATGCTCTTTCGGCGCTGGCCATCGCGGGTGATGGTCGGCAGTTTACTGGTTTTGCCCGTTGCGCAGGTGCAGGCATCCGGTTATCACTTCGGTTCGCAATCGGTGGCGGCGCAGGGTTCGGCACATGCCAACGGTGCCGAGGCGGCCGACCCTTCGACCATTTTCTACAACCCCGCTGGCCTAGCCCGGCTCAAGGGTACCCAGGTGACTTCCGGTCTGAGCATTCTGCTGCCGGATGGCGATTACGAGGACAAGGGTAGCCGCGACGTGTTCGGCAATCCGGTGTCGGGCGATGCCGGCGAGTTCCTGCCCGATGCCGCCGCTGCGCCCAACTTCTATTTTTCCCACGAGATCAACGACCGGGTGACTATCGGTCTGGGCATCTTCACCCCGTTCGGCGCCAAGCTCGATTACAAGGAGGACTGGGCCGGGCGCTACGGCATCCAGTCGGCCAGCCTGGAGACGGTGACCTTCAACCCGAGCATTGCCTTTCGTTTCAACGAACACCACAGCATCGGCTTCGGTGTGTCGGCGCAGTACATCAAATCGGTGCAGCGCGGTGCGGCGGATGTCAAAGGCGCGTCGCGGCAGTTGGCTGGGCAGTTTGTCAGCGCCAATCAGGACCTGACCGAGCTGGCCGCATCACCGCTTGGTCAGTTCGCCATTCCCTTGCTCTATGGCATCGATGTGCCCAGTGAGATCAGCAGTTGCGACGGTCAGGCCGATGACGCTTTCGTCGACTGTGTGGCGAAGAACTTCGCCGATAACGTCCAGGGCGACGGTTACTTCCGGGTCAAGGGCGATGACTGGGGGTTTGGCTGGAATATCGGCTACATGTGGGAGCCGACCGAGTCGACGCGCTTTGGCGTGTCGTATCGTTCCAACATTCGCCACACCCTTGAGGGTGAGACCAAGTGGAGCTTCGCCGGCGTGTCCGGCAGCGTGCCTTCACCCGATACCGATCTGAGCGGTGGCATCGATCTCAGCATCATCACCCTGCCGCCAGCCGATGCATTGGGGCAGGTGCTGGACCCGAGCAACTGGGTCAATCCCGGCGATTTCGCTGGCTCCAGGCTGCACCCCAACTCCAAGGCCAAGACCGCTATCGATACACCGGAGATGCTCTCATTCAACGCCTTCCATCAGCTCAACGACAAGGTGGCTTTGATGGCGGATCTGACCTTCACCCGTCACTCGCGGCTCGACGAAGTGCGTATCGGCATCGATCAGGTGGCCGGCTATCCCTATTTCAACGGCGTTACCGAGGGTGATTTGAGCGTCAAGCAGGACTGGAAGGACAGCTACAAGATCTCCCTGGGCATGAACTACCAATACAGCGATGACCTGCTGCTGCGTACCGGCGTGGCCTACGACCGCTCTCCGGTCAACTCGCCGCAGTTACGTCATCCGGCCTTCCCCGATGCGGATCGCTACTGGCTTTCGCTCGGCGCCAACTACAAGGTGACCCGCGATACCTCGCTGGACTTCGCCTACAGCTACGTGCAGTTCTCCAGCGGCAAGATGGACTACCAGGACGGCTGCTCCCCGGCCGGCTGGGGGCCAGGTGCCGGCGGGCTGTACCAGGACAGCGGGGTGCGCTGCACCGGCAACGGCGGCAATTACACCGGTGAGTACAACACCCACATCCACTTCATCGGCCTGGCGTTGAACCATACCTTCTGA
- a CDS encoding tRNA-uridine aminocarboxypropyltransferase, with protein sequence MTRPAPHAVARLRTERLARSLKPFVARGSRAERCPHCRVQPTHCLCAWRPQVEANAAMCLVMHDIEALKPSNTGWLIADVVPETHAFGWTRTAVDPALLALLADPQWQPYLVFPGEYVAPQRVVEEVTLAPGKRPLFVLLDATWTEARKMFRKSPYLDALPVLSLTPAQLSRYRLRRSTRGEHLCTAEVAAMCLELAGDLRAGEALDDYLDVFSQHYLAAKRRLPLDLNDALHQRLQTYR encoded by the coding sequence ATGACCCGTCCAGCCCCACATGCCGTCGCCCGCCTGCGCACAGAGCGCCTGGCGCGCAGCCTCAAACCCTTCGTCGCCCGTGGTTCGCGCGCCGAGCGCTGCCCGCACTGCCGGGTGCAGCCGACCCATTGCCTGTGCGCCTGGCGCCCGCAGGTCGAGGCCAATGCCGCCATGTGCCTGGTGATGCATGACATCGAGGCGTTGAAACCGAGCAATACCGGCTGGCTGATCGCTGATGTGGTGCCTGAAACCCACGCCTTCGGCTGGACGCGCACTGCCGTCGACCCGGCGCTGCTGGCGCTTTTGGCCGATCCGCAGTGGCAGCCTTATCTGGTGTTTCCCGGTGAGTACGTGGCACCGCAGCGCGTGGTGGAGGAGGTGACGCTGGCGCCCGGCAAGCGGCCGCTGTTCGTGCTGCTCGATGCCACCTGGACCGAGGCGCGCAAGATGTTTCGCAAGAGCCCGTATCTGGATGCGCTGCCAGTGCTGAGCCTGACGCCGGCGCAACTATCGCGTTATCGCCTACGTCGCTCCACTCGTGGCGAGCACCTGTGCACCGCCGAGGTGGCCGCCATGTGCCTGGAGCTGGCTGGCGACCTGCGTGCCGGTGAGGCGCTGGACGATTATCTCGATGTGTTCAGCCAGCACTACCTGGCTGCCAAACGGCGTCTGCCGCTGGATCTCAACGACGCTCTGCACCAGCGTTTGCAGACGTACCGCTGA
- the erdR gene encoding response regulator transcription factor ErdR — translation MAAYEILIADDHPLFRSALQQALTLGLGPEVRLVEAASIAELEGHLAEKSDWDLVLLDLNMPGAYGFSGLVLLRGQYPQIPVVMISAQEEASVVNRSREFGASGFIPKSSPLETLQQAVRHVLDGDTWWPPLAEEGAPVSAEAKAASAGLASLTPQQFRVLTMVCEGLLNKQIAYELSVSEATVKAHVTAIFRKLGVRTRTQAALLLQQMESIPAQ, via the coding sequence ATGGCCGCCTACGAAATCCTGATTGCCGACGACCATCCGCTGTTTCGCAGCGCGCTACAACAAGCATTGACCCTGGGCCTGGGACCTGAAGTGCGTCTGGTAGAAGCTGCCAGCATCGCCGAGCTTGAAGGCCACCTGGCTGAAAAAAGTGATTGGGACTTGGTCCTGCTCGACCTCAATATGCCCGGTGCCTACGGCTTTTCCGGTCTGGTACTGCTGCGTGGCCAGTACCCGCAGATCCCTGTGGTGATGATCTCCGCTCAGGAAGAGGCGTCCGTGGTCAACCGCTCCCGCGAGTTCGGCGCCAGTGGCTTCATCCCCAAATCCAGCCCGCTGGAAACCTTGCAGCAAGCGGTGCGACACGTACTCGATGGTGACACCTGGTGGCCACCGTTGGCCGAGGAGGGCGCGCCGGTTTCCGCCGAGGCCAAGGCGGCCAGTGCCGGCCTGGCCAGCCTGACACCGCAGCAGTTTCGTGTGTTGACCATGGTCTGCGAAGGCCTGCTGAACAAGCAGATCGCCTACGAATTGAGCGTCTCCGAGGCGACGGTCAAGGCGCATGTGACGGCGATTTTCCGCAAGCTGGGCGTGCGCACCCGCACCCAGGCGGCGTTGCTGTTGCAGCAGATGGAATCGATCCCCGCGCAGTGA
- a CDS encoding diacylglycerol kinase → MSPFKGQTGLKRILNAASYSLDGLRAAFFGEAAFRQLVLLNLVLIPSAFLLDVSRGERALMVAVCLLALIVELLNSAIEAAIDRISLERHPLSKNAKDMGSAAQFVALGMIASVWAIILLS, encoded by the coding sequence ATGTCGCCATTCAAGGGCCAGACCGGCCTGAAACGTATCCTCAATGCCGCCAGCTATTCGCTCGATGGCCTGCGCGCCGCGTTCTTCGGCGAGGCAGCCTTTCGCCAGCTGGTGTTGCTCAATCTGGTGCTGATTCCATCGGCTTTCCTGCTCGACGTCAGTCGAGGTGAGCGTGCGTTGATGGTGGCCGTGTGTCTGCTGGCGCTGATCGTCGAGTTGCTCAATTCGGCCATCGAGGCAGCCATCGACCGCATTTCCCTGGAACGCCACCCGCTGTCGAAGAACGCCAAGGACATGGGCAGCGCCGCGCAGTTCGTCGCGCTGGGCATGATCGCCTCGGTCTGGGCAATCATCCTCTTGAGCTGA